A window of Clostridia bacterium contains these coding sequences:
- a CDS encoding manganese catalase family protein yields MWIYEKKLQYPAYVEKTDITMAKYLMTQYGGPDSELSAGIRYLNQRYTMPTDEAKAILTDIGTEELAHWEIIGTLIYKLLKGVPVKILEQEGLGSHYTQHGRALYPADASGVPWTASYIQALADPIADLHEDLAAEQKARATYENLINLTSDRGVIDTLSFLREREIVHFQRFGEALRIVTQYLEQKKCC; encoded by the coding sequence ATGTGGATTTATGAAAAGAAGTTACAATATCCGGCATATGTTGAAAAAACCGATATCACTATGGCTAAATATCTGATGACCCAATACGGAGGACCGGATAGTGAGCTTTCAGCCGGCATAAGATATCTCAATCAGAGATATACCATGCCTACAGATGAAGCAAAAGCCATATTGACAGATATAGGGACTGAAGAGCTTGCCCACTGGGAGATAATTGGAACATTGATATATAAGCTGTTAAAAGGTGTGCCTGTAAAGATATTGGAACAAGAGGGTTTAGGTTCCCATTATACTCAGCACGGGAGAGCATTATATCCTGCAGATGCTTCCGGCGTGCCTTGGACTGCGTCCTATATCCAAGCTTTAGCGGATCCTATAGCAGATCTGCATGAAGATCTGGCGGCAGAACAAAAAGCTAGAGCCACATACGAGAATTTGATAAACCTTACCAGCGACAGAGGTGTGATAGATACCTTGAGCTTCTTGAGGGAAAGGGAAATAGTGCACTTTCAGAGGTTTGGAGAAGCCCTCCGCATTGTAACTCAATATTTAGAACAAAAGAAATGCTGTTAA
- a CDS encoding spore coat protein CotJB produces MYCYPMYPYPGYCKPYDDKPYCYPDWCDYNNAYDDYDNCYDDYMDDCGDMNGSNDKIAALKSLMAIQFSLLELNLYLDTHPRDMRAIRKYNEYLEEYKEKKEEYEQKYGPITARTKSGCPWEYIKGPWPWDIEYK; encoded by the coding sequence ATGTATTGTTATCCAATGTATCCGTATCCCGGATATTGTAAACCGTATGATGATAAACCATATTGTTATCCCGACTGGTGTGATTATAACAATGCTTACGATGATTATGACAATTGCTACGATGATTATATGGATGATTGTGGTGACATGAACGGGTCTAACGATAAGATAGCAGCCCTTAAAAGCCTGATGGCTATTCAGTTTTCTTTATTAGAATTAAATCTCTATCTGGATACTCATCCTAGAGATATGAGGGCTATCAGGAAGTATAATGAATATCTAGAAGAATATAAAGAAAAGAAAGAAGAATATGAGCAAAAATATGGGCCTATTACAGCACGAACAAAAAGCGGTTGTCCCTGGGAGTATATCAAAGGACCTTGGCCCTGGGATATAGAATACAAGTAA
- a CDS encoding spore coat associated protein CotJA, with the protein MVNAAKYKVMPSKFKLATAYIPFQYMCKLYSPMEGLMKGTIFPELYKPYKKK; encoded by the coding sequence ATGGTGAATGCTGCTAAATATAAGGTTATGCCTTCCAAATTCAAGCTGGCGACGGCATATATTCCCTTTCAGTATATGTGCAAACTTTATAGCCCTATGGAAGGGCTGATGAAAGGAACTATTTTTCCCGAATTATATAAACCGTATAAAAAAAAGTAA
- a CDS encoding NAD(P)/FAD-dependent oxidoreductase encodes MPDQSRIYDIAIIGCGPAGLSAAVNAKIRNKDVALFGGEFCSPKMHKTPRVDNYLGFYKEKGEELRQRFIAHAKDIGLKINKLKVDNIYPMGNEFGIAVKSDIYRAKAVIIATGLVVPKHIQGEQEFLGRGVGYCATCDAPLYKGKDVAVISYSSSEENEVNFLAEICRKVYYIPMYKDMGKLDPRIEVVIQKPDSISGDESVNKLILEKRELDVDGVFILRELIPATQLLPEIEMDGNHIKVNRDMQTSVQGIYSAGDCTGVPYQIAKAVGEGQVAALNCVKYIDTIE; translated from the coding sequence ATGCCGGATCAATCAAGAATTTATGATATTGCAATAATAGGTTGTGGCCCTGCCGGGCTTTCAGCTGCTGTAAATGCTAAGATAAGAAATAAAGATGTGGCTTTGTTTGGGGGAGAATTTTGTAGTCCCAAGATGCATAAAACGCCTAGAGTGGATAATTATCTAGGTTTTTATAAGGAGAAAGGTGAAGAATTGAGGCAAAGATTCATAGCCCATGCTAAAGATATAGGGTTGAAGATAAATAAGTTAAAGGTAGACAACATATATCCGATGGGGAATGAGTTTGGAATAGCGGTAAAGAGCGATATATACAGGGCAAAGGCGGTTATTATAGCTACTGGTTTGGTTGTGCCCAAGCATATCCAGGGTGAACAGGAATTTTTAGGAAGGGGAGTAGGATACTGTGCTACTTGTGATGCTCCACTTTATAAGGGTAAGGATGTGGCTGTTATTTCATATAGCAGCAGCGAGGAAAATGAGGTTAATTTTTTAGCCGAGATATGTAGAAAAGTATATTATATACCTATGTATAAAGATATGGGGAAATTAGATCCTAGGATTGAAGTAGTTATTCAAAAGCCTGACAGTATTTCTGGGGATGAATCGGTGAATAAGCTGATACTGGAAAAGAGAGAGCTGGATGTGGATGGAGTTTTTATACTCAGAGAGCTGATACCTGCTACTCAATTATTGCCTGAGATTGAAATGGACGGGAATCATATAAAAGTAAATAGAGATATGCAGACCAGTGTGCAAGGGATCTATTCGGCCGGTGATTGCACAGGTGTCCCTTATCAGATAGCTAAGGCTGTGGGAGAAGGACAGGTGGCAGCATTGAATTGTGTAAAATACATTGATACCATTGAGTAA
- a CDS encoding ferredoxin has translation MRVEVDQDLCISCGLCIETCPEVFDWNEEEKAQAIDGDVPEELEDDAMEAVEGCPTDAIQEV, from the coding sequence ATGAGGGTTGAAGTAGACCAAGATTTGTGTATAAGCTGTGGGTTGTGTATAGAAACATGTCCAGAGGTTTTTGATTGGAATGAGGAGGAGAAAGCCCAAGCTATTGACGGGGATGTTCCTGAAGAATTAGAGGATGATGCGATGGAAGCGGTAGAAGGATGTCCTACCGATGCCATACAGGAAGTATAA
- a CDS encoding GGDEF domain-containing protein: protein MEFIKLESERQFKVEQIMDRLRMISVAIGYILTIIYHRELNYQINYVLVNIFGLCYLAYSILKLALWGNVEKRWGNKRQYFEVVIDVLAVSFFTYATGAGQSFIRYFYILIVSGVALKYGTGVSQLIAFLSAAALGTVLLVAEQKPNAEIALEIIFLFLLSWFINRIVERDKFLRYKITKLSITDRLTGLYNYQYINEQCKQEIARANRYNYSFCIAMIDIDDFKYINDKYGHREGDKIIRQFGHIIKKNCRSSDIAARYGGDEFTIILTNTDGQAAFKIVERLRKTVEDQKIQVGGKSVKMSISAGVANYPLDAKTMEQLFLKADRALYKSKANGKNKVYMAI, encoded by the coding sequence ATGGAATTTATAAAGCTTGAATCTGAAAGACAATTCAAGGTAGAACAGATAATGGACAGGCTCAGGATGATAAGTGTGGCAATAGGGTATATATTGACCATTATTTACCACCGAGAGTTAAATTATCAAATCAATTATGTGCTTGTAAATATATTTGGACTGTGCTATTTAGCATATAGCATTTTAAAGCTGGCGCTTTGGGGAAATGTGGAAAAGAGATGGGGCAATAAGAGGCAATATTTCGAAGTGGTCATAGATGTGCTAGCGGTATCGTTTTTTACTTATGCCACCGGGGCAGGCCAGAGTTTTATTAGATATTTCTACATTTTAATTGTGTCTGGTGTAGCCTTGAAATATGGTACAGGTGTTTCCCAATTGATAGCTTTTCTATCAGCGGCAGCTCTCGGAACAGTATTGTTGGTGGCCGAACAAAAACCAAATGCGGAGATTGCTTTGGAGATAATCTTTTTGTTCTTGTTGAGCTGGTTTATAAACAGAATAGTAGAAAGGGATAAATTTTTACGATATAAGATAACCAAGCTTTCTATAACTGATAGACTTACCGGTCTATATAACTATCAATACATTAATGAACAGTGCAAACAGGAAATAGCAAGGGCTAATAGATATAATTATTCATTTTGTATAGCTATGATCGATATAGATGATTTTAAATATATAAACGATAAATATGGTCACCGGGAAGGGGATAAAATAATTAGACAGTTTGGACATATCATTAAGAAAAACTGTAGAAGCAGCGATATAGCTGCCCGCTATGGTGGTGATGAGTTTACTATTATTTTGACAAATACTGATGGACAAGCTGCCTTTAAGATTGTTGAACGGTTGAGAAAGACTGTTGAAGACCAGAAAATCCAGGTAGGAGGAAAGAGCGTCAAGATGAGTATCAGCGCCGGGGTAGCCAACTATCCGCTGGATGCAAAGACCATGGAACAGCTTTTTTTAAAAGCAGATCGAGCCCTTTATAAATCTAAGGCTAATGGGAAAAATAAAGTATATATGGCTATATAG
- a CDS encoding response regulator transcription factor, with product MKILVVDDDKNICELISLYLKNQGYDVICRYDGSSALDAIKKGNIDLVVLDIMLPVIDGWEVCKMIRHKSNIPIIMLTARDMIEDKLQGFDIGADDYVVKPFDPRELIARIKARLKKNKTKNNLMHIDNLTIDMDKYEVKLDDQLVDLKPKEIQLLHFLLSNKNIVFSREQLLKDVWDYDYPVETRTVDVHIKSLRKKLETENSSWSIQTVWGIGYKLEVKKDV from the coding sequence ATGAAAATTCTAGTAGTGGATGATGATAAAAACATCTGTGAATTGATAAGCCTGTACCTAAAAAATCAAGGTTATGATGTTATTTGCCGCTATGACGGGAGTTCAGCCTTGGATGCTATAAAAAAAGGTAATATAGACCTTGTTGTGTTGGACATAATGCTGCCGGTAATAGACGGGTGGGAAGTTTGTAAAATGATACGGCACAAAAGCAACATCCCTATAATAATGCTTACAGCTAGGGATATGATAGAAGACAAGCTTCAAGGTTTTGATATTGGAGCAGATGATTATGTAGTAAAACCATTTGACCCTCGCGAATTGATAGCAAGGATAAAAGCAAGGTTGAAAAAAAATAAAACCAAAAATAACTTGATGCATATAGACAATCTAACCATAGACATGGATAAATATGAAGTGAAACTGGATGACCAACTAGTGGATTTAAAACCTAAGGAAATCCAGCTCCTTCATTTCTTATTGTCCAACAAGAATATAGTATTTTCGAGAGAACAGCTATTAAAGGATGTGTGGGATTATGATTATCCTGTGGAAACACGCACTGTAGATGTACACATAAAAAGTCTACGGAAAAAACTGGAAACGGAAAATTCAAGCTGGAGCATACAAACTGTGTGGGGGATAGGATATAAATTAGAGGTAAAAAAAGATGTTTGA
- a CDS encoding HAMP domain-containing sensor histidine kinase codes for MFEKLFKTHLLILITIVVVLSLILSLAYNKYIFSQKENQLSTAAYKVNHLTAEYYQDEITLDQLQSSINSISYMTESSIYVIESKNNSNIHVEEKLNQKYITEALNKILKGQTVFLKKQYTNKFDMHMVFKGIPLKIDSKIIGAIILFSPVTYVYKNIFNINLIIWIISALLVIISVFIVYFTSSKISEPIIYMEKATSKLAAGEEVEDLEVKSNDELENLANGFNYMKNQILNTEKLRKEFIANISHDLKTPLTSINGFVQAMLDGIIKQEDMHRYLAIIKDEASRLIKLTDDILELTKIQSGTIKLSKQNILVKQILDDIQSSTEALRDEKNISIHIDCPDHLHIYADADRLKQIMLNIINNSIKYNKQNGKILIKVSDKNHEIIFDIKDTGIGISREELPFIFDKFNRAKAHQHMTAGGTGLGLNIAKNLVILHGGKISAQSQLDKGTKITFSIPK; via the coding sequence ATGTTTGAAAAATTATTTAAAACACATCTTCTGATACTAATTACTATTGTAGTAGTACTTTCTTTAATTCTCTCCCTAGCATACAACAAATATATTTTTTCACAAAAAGAAAATCAACTCTCAACGGCAGCATATAAAGTAAATCACCTTACCGCAGAGTACTATCAGGACGAAATAACGCTGGACCAGCTTCAATCTTCCATAAACTCTATTAGCTATATGACCGAGTCCAGCATATATGTCATAGAATCAAAGAACAACTCAAATATACACGTTGAAGAAAAGTTGAACCAAAAATACATTACAGAAGCTTTAAATAAGATACTAAAAGGTCAAACAGTATTCTTAAAAAAACAGTATACAAATAAATTTGATATGCACATGGTCTTTAAGGGAATACCTTTAAAGATTGATTCAAAAATCATAGGGGCGATAATACTGTTTTCCCCTGTAACCTATGTGTATAAAAATATTTTCAATATCAACTTAATAATATGGATAATCTCTGCCCTGTTAGTAATTATAAGTGTTTTTATAGTATATTTTACTTCCTCTAAAATATCAGAACCTATAATATATATGGAAAAAGCAACGTCAAAACTGGCTGCCGGCGAGGAAGTGGAAGACCTTGAAGTAAAGTCAAATGATGAACTGGAAAATCTGGCAAATGGTTTCAACTATATGAAAAATCAAATCCTGAACACGGAAAAATTGAGAAAAGAATTCATCGCCAACATCTCCCATGACCTTAAAACACCCCTCACTTCAATAAACGGATTTGTTCAGGCAATGCTGGATGGCATTATAAAACAAGAAGATATGCATAGATACTTGGCCATAATAAAAGATGAGGCATCTCGTCTGATAAAATTAACCGATGATATATTAGAACTTACAAAAATTCAATCAGGAACTATAAAATTATCTAAACAAAATATCTTAGTAAAACAAATACTGGATGATATACAAAGCTCCACCGAAGCCTTGAGAGATGAAAAGAATATATCCATACATATAGACTGTCCTGATCATCTACATATATATGCTGATGCCGATAGATTAAAGCAGATAATGCTCAATATAATAAATAATTCTATAAAATACAATAAGCAAAATGGCAAAATACTCATAAAAGTATCTGATAAAAACCATGAAATAATATTTGATATTAAAGATACGGGGATAGGAATATCCAGGGAAGAACTTCCTTTTATATTTGATAAATTCAACAGAGCAAAGGCCCACCAACATATGACGGCAGGCGGAACCGGACTGGGACTGAATATAGCAAAAAATCTGGTTATACTCCATGGGGGGAAAATAAGTGCTCAAAGCCAACTGGATAAAGGCACCAAAATCACTTTTTCCATTCCCAAGTGA
- a CDS encoding phosphoenolpyruvate carboxykinase (ATP) encodes MSTKETFTWEEISAKNPINSQIRSTVETAFYGNNVVKVNSIKEAYKLAKSSPGTIVTDIPVYKPEEIGLDDDAKVLLFNDGAVKGRCAAARRIVGEPGVDVEEYGAKIREAVYHTRYRKMYHATTFIGLDKDFMVKVHLLIPENHENIMYSWMLNFQYITEYYSKMYKKSKVLENEGDIYIFSDPDWKHPDHPLGLTFFDPEHNCAAILGMRYFGEHKKGTLTLGWSIANRHGFASCHGGQKRYNLANDKKYVVGVFGLSGSGKSTITHARHDGKYDITVLHDDAFVISTEDGSSVALEPAYFDKTADYPMADDDNKYLLTVQNNGATRDEKGNVVLLTEDVRNGNGRAMKSKLWSPDREDKFEEPVDSIIWLMKDPTLPPVIKITNANLASVMGATLATKRTSAERLAKGVDPNALVFEPYANPFRTYPLSEDYKKFKALFEQRNVECYIFNTGFFMDKKIPKEVTLSSLEHIMDGTAKFEKFGGCTDMEMLVVEGFMPDFNDAEYKKQLISRMEDRIKYLASRDTERGGFDKLPEEAIDIMKKLVDQLK; translated from the coding sequence TTGTCAACCAAAGAAACATTCACATGGGAAGAAATTTCCGCAAAAAACCCCATCAACTCTCAAATAAGGTCTACAGTTGAAACTGCTTTCTATGGAAACAATGTAGTAAAAGTTAACTCAATTAAAGAGGCTTATAAACTTGCCAAGAGTTCCCCCGGTACAATTGTTACCGATATTCCTGTTTATAAACCTGAAGAAATCGGGCTTGATGATGATGCAAAGGTACTCTTATTCAATGACGGTGCAGTAAAGGGAAGATGTGCAGCTGCACGTAGGATTGTAGGAGAACCTGGAGTAGATGTGGAAGAATACGGTGCCAAGATAAGAGAGGCAGTATATCATACAAGGTATAGAAAGATGTATCATGCTACAACTTTCATAGGATTGGATAAAGACTTTATGGTAAAAGTACATCTGCTAATACCGGAAAATCATGAAAACATTATGTATTCATGGATGTTGAACTTCCAATACATTACAGAATATTATTCAAAGATGTATAAAAAATCCAAAGTGCTGGAAAATGAAGGGGATATCTATATATTCTCTGACCCTGATTGGAAACATCCGGACCATCCCTTAGGACTGACCTTTTTTGATCCTGAACATAATTGCGCAGCAATTTTAGGAATGAGATATTTTGGAGAACATAAAAAAGGAACACTTACATTAGGCTGGAGCATAGCCAACAGACATGGATTTGCATCCTGTCACGGTGGACAAAAAAGATACAACTTAGCAAATGATAAAAAATATGTGGTAGGTGTATTCGGGCTTTCCGGTTCCGGTAAATCCACCATCACTCATGCCAGACATGACGGTAAATATGACATAACAGTATTGCACGATGATGCATTCGTAATATCTACTGAAGACGGTTCCTCTGTAGCGCTAGAACCTGCATACTTCGATAAAACTGCCGACTACCCTATGGCAGACGATGATAACAAATATTTGCTCACTGTTCAAAATAACGGTGCCACTCGGGATGAAAAAGGCAATGTAGTCCTTTTGACGGAAGACGTCAGAAATGGGAACGGAAGAGCCATGAAATCCAAACTATGGTCCCCGGATAGAGAAGATAAGTTTGAGGAGCCGGTAGATTCGATAATATGGCTTATGAAAGACCCTACACTCCCACCTGTGATAAAGATTACAAACGCTAACCTAGCTTCAGTTATGGGTGCAACCTTAGCAACAAAGAGGACCTCTGCTGAAAGACTGGCTAAAGGCGTTGATCCAAACGCACTGGTCTTTGAACCTTATGCAAATCCTTTTAGGACTTATCCGCTCAGTGAAGATTATAAAAAATTCAAGGCATTATTCGAACAGAGAAATGTAGAATGTTATATCTTTAATACTGGTTTCTTTATGGATAAAAAGATACCTAAAGAAGTAACATTATCTTCACTAGAACATATAATGGATGGCACTGCAAAATTCGAAAAATTTGGCGGATGTACAGACATGGAGATGCTCGTTGTTGAAGGTTTTATGCCTGACTTTAACGATGCTGAATATAAAAAGCAGCTGATCTCCAGAATGG